The Pseudomonas aeruginosa genome includes the window GATCACCAGTTCGCCGACCAGGTTGATCAGGCTGTCGATCTTTTCCACGCTGACCCGGATCGAGCCGGACTCGCCGTCGCCACGCACGGGCGCGACTGCGCCCCTGGCCGGCGCGGCGACGGCTTGCGCGGGCGCACTGGGCGCGGCGGGGCTGCCGGGGGCGCCGTCGAACAGGCCGAAGGCGCGTTCCTCCGCCGGTGGGGAACCCGGTGCCTCATCGAAGAGGCCGAACGCTTCGCTCGCGGCCGGTGCGCCGGGCGCCTCGTCGAAGAGCCCGAACGCTTCCGGCGCGGCCGCTCGTTCCGGAGCGCCCGGGCCTTCGTCGAAGAAGCCGAAGGCATCGTCGTCCGCGGTTTCCCTGGCGGGCGCGTCGTCGAACAGGCCGAAGCCTTCCTCCGCCGCTTCCTGCTCCGGCACCCGCAGCCAGCCGCGCAGCCGCTCGACCGTCTCCAGTAACGGCACCCCGGGGTCGGGACTGCCGCTGCGATGGGCGTCGAGCAGGCGCTGCAACACGTCGCGGGCTTCGAGGAAGGAACTGATCATGTCCGGCCGCAGGTGCATCTGGCCACAGCGGATGCGGTCGAGCAGGGTCTCCAGTTCGTGGGTGACGGCGGTGATGTCGTCGAAACCGAACATTCCGCTGGAACCCTTGATCGAATGCGCGGCGCGGAAGATGCCGTGCAGCGTCTCGCTGTCCGGCCGGTCCAGGTCGAGACCGATCAGGAGGAGTTCGAGGGTGGCCAGGTGTTCCTCGGTTTCCTCGAAGAACACCTGGAGAAACTGGCTCATATCCTGGGGCATGGGACCTCCCCCGCGGGGGAACGGGAATCAGGGCAGGACCTTGCGCGTCACTTCGAGCAGTTTCGGCGGGTCGAACGGCTTCACCAGCCAGCCGGTGGCGCCGGCGCTGCGTCCCTGCTGCTTCATCGCGTCGCTCGATTCGGTGGTCAGCATGAGGATCGGCACGCTGCGGTAGCCGGCCAGGTTACGCAGGCTGCGGATCAGCGACAGGCCGTCCATGTTCGGCATGTTCTGGTCGGTGAACACCAGGCTGTAGCTCTTGCTCTGGGCCTTGCCGAGGCCTTCCTTGCCGTCCGCGGCCTCGTCCACCTCGTAGCCGGCGGACTTCAGGGTGAAGCTCAGCATCTGGCGGATAGACGCCGAGTCGTCGACGATCAGAATCGGTTTGCCCATGGTCTTGCGTCCTCACGGTGTCCCTACCGCAGCGCCAAGCTCGGCGGCGAAGGTGGTGTGTGCCAGGTGGCTGTGACGGAGGGCTCTGATGGCCCTTTGCTAGCTCCAGTAAAGACAATGTCCGGTGGATTTCAATTATTGGCGCCGGTTTCTCGTCGGATAGTTATCCGGTTAGACGGATTGGCTATCGATACCCCTCAGAACAATTCCACTTCGCCCACGTTGACGCTGTTCTGGCTCACCGGGCTGGGCAAGGGCCGGCGCAGTTCCTCGACCTCCCGTGCGACCCGTTCGGGCCATTCCTGGCGCGGTCGCGCCTCCAGCGCGCCGAGGCCGAGGGCGAAGGCGCCAAGACGCGCATGGTGCTTGCGCATCTGGCCGAGCAACTGGCTGCCCATGTCCTGGAATTGCAGGGCGGTGACCGCCGCGTCGACGCCCTGGCCGACTTCCAGCGAGAGCCGGTCCAGTTCGTGGATGACCTTCAGGGTGTGCCGGTTCATCGCCTCCAGGTCATCGAGCATGCCCTGGATCTTGTGCTTGGAATCGAGGGCGAAGGACATGTCCTTGTCGGCCAGTTGCGAGATCGCGCTCTCGGCGTCCTGGATCTCGTGGTGGACCACGTCGACGTGCTTGCGGATGGCGGCGGAAAACTCCGTGGAGCGGGTCGACAGCGCGCGCACCTCATCGGCGACCACGGCGAAGCCGCGGCCGCTCTCGCCGGCTCGGGCGGCCTCGATGGCGGCGTTGAGGGCGAGCAGGTTGGTCTGCTTGGCGATGGCGTCCATGTCCTGGGTCGACTGCAGGATCTCGGTGATCTTCAGCCGCACCTGGTCCATGCGTTCCACCAGTTGCTGCGAGGTCCGGCTGGTTTCCAGGGTAGCCTCGACGAACAGGCTGAGGGTCTGCTGGGTGGTCCTGACGAAGTCCTGGAAGTTGATGCCTTCGTCGACCTGGCCGCGCCCGTCGTAGCGCTCGATCAGCGAATGGGACAGGCCGCGCTGGGTATCGATGCGTTCGGCGAGGCCGTGGAAGCTGTCGCTGAGCTGGCGGATCGCCGAATGCAGCAGTTCGTCGATCTGCCGGGCGTGACCGTCCAGTTGCGCGGTTTCGTCGGCGAGCGCCCGTTGCGCCGCGCTCCAGGCCGGCGAAGCGGCATCCGCCTGCGGGTTGGCATTCGCTACCGCTTGCCGAGGGGCGCGCAGGAGGAGGACGAGCATGGCCAGGCTGGCGAACCAACCGAGCGCCAGGACCAGCCAGACGCCGAGGCCGACGGCATGCAGCCCGGCGCACAACGCCCAGGGTAGGGAAAGCAGGCCCAGCTTCAGCAGCAGGGGCCGGGATGGTAACGAAACACCGAGGGACTCGCGCATGCTGCACTCCATGTGCCGGATCGGAGCAGGGCTTCCAGGCGGTCCCTCGGGACCGTGCGGAAGACGCCTTCCAAGCTCGTCGGCGGCGTTTTCTAAAACTAGAGTCCCAATCGGTAATGTCAAACTGCCGTTTTTCCGGCGAGGCCGGTGCCAGGGCCTTTTCCCGTTTGCCGAGGCGACGGATGGCTGGCGCTAGCCGGTTGGGAAGGCGGAGAAGCGCCGGGCCAGGTCCTGGCGGCGGAAGTAGTCGACGACGAAGTCGACGAAGACCCGGGTCTTGGCCGGTAGCAGCTTATTCGCCGCGTAGTAGAGGCTGGTGTTGCCGGCGTCGACGTACCAGTCCGGCAGGACCCGCACCAGGGCGCCGGACTCCAGGTAGGCATAGGCGTGCTGCATGCATACCAGGGTGATGCCCAGGCCCATGGCGGCGACCTCGCAGGTGGCTTCCGGGTCGCTCATGGTCATGCGTTCGCGCAGCTCGATCGGCGCCTCCTCGCCGTTGCGCCGGCGCAGCGGCCAGGAGCGCACGCGGCCGGTCTGCGGCGAGCGGATGCGGATCCCGTCGAAGCCGCCCAGGTCGCCTGGATGGCGGATTGGCGGCTTGTCGCGGAGGTAGGCGGGCGAGGCGAGGAGGATCAGGTGGCCCGGCGTCAGGTTGCGCGCCACCACCCCGGGCGGCAGTTCGAAACCACCGCCGATGGCGGCGTCGAAGCCTTCGCCGATGAGGTCGACCTGGCGATTGTCGAAATGCCAGTCGGGCACGATGTCAGGATAGCGTTCGAGGAACTCGCCGAGCAGCGGCAGGATGTAGTCGCGGCCGAAGGCCAGCCCCATGCTGACCTTCAACGTGCCGCTGGGTTGGTTGCCGACGCTGGAGACGTTGGCGAGAGCGGTCTGGATGCCCTCCAGGCTGCCGCCGACCTCTTGCAGGAAACGCTCCCCGGCTTCGGTCAGGGTCAGGCGCCGGGTGCTGCGCTGGAACAGGCGCACGCCGAGGTTGCTTTCCAGGCGGGCGACGTTCTTGCCCACCCCGGCCGGCGTCAGGCCCAGGCGCCTGGCGGCCTCGGCGAAGCTACCGGCCTCGGCGCTGCGGACGAAGCACTGGATGTTGCTGAGGGTTTCCATGGGAAAGGGCCCGCATAAACCATTGGTATCGGCTGAATATAGCGATTACCCGCTACCAGGTCTGCAATGGACGACGGAAACTCGGGGCCTGTCTATCCACTCCGATGGAGATTTCCATGTCCGTATCCTCTGCATCCCTCGCCGGCAAAGTCGCCTTCGTCCAGGGCGGTTCCCGCGGCATCGGCGCCGCCATCGTTCGTCGGCTGGCCGCCGAAGGCGCCAGCGTCGCCTTCACCTACGTCAGCTCGGCGGACAAGTCCCGGGCCCTGGCGGCCGAACTCGAAGGCGCCGGAGCCAGCATCCTGGCCCTGCATGCCGATAGCGCCGACGCGGCGGCGCTCGTCGCCGCCGTCGACGAAGCGGCGGCTCGCTTCGGACGCATCGACATCCTGGTCAACAATGCCGCCGTCCTCGCCCTCGGTTCGGTGGAAGAGCTGCCGCTGGCCGACTTCGAGCGGACCTTGGCGATCAACGTGCGCAGCGTCTTCGTCGCCACCCAGGCGGCGGTCAAGCACATGGGCGACGGCGGGCGGGTGATCAGCATCGGCAGCACCAATGCCGAACGCATGCCGTTCGCCGGCGGCGCCACCTACGCGATGAGCAAGTCGGCGCTGGTCGGCCTGACCAAGGGCCTGGCCCGCGACCTCGGCCCGCGCGGGATCACGGTGAACAACGTGCAGCCGGGTCCGGTGGATACCGACATGAACCCGGACGACGGCGACTTCGCCGAGGCCCTCAAGGGCCTGATGGCGCTGCCGCGCTACGCCCGCAGCGAGGAAATCGCCAGCTTCGTCGCCTACCTGGCCGGGCCGGAAGCGGCCTACATCACCGGGGCCAGCCTGACCATCGATGGCGGTTTCTCGGCCTGACCCGGGTCGCCTCGTTCCACCCGGCGAAGTAGCCCCTCTCCCCGACCTTCTGGCCAGACGTTCCCTCCTGAAGGGAGAGGGCGAGGGGAGAGGTTCCGCTTATCGCACCAGGAAAGGCGAAGCCCCCTCTACGACACCGGTCTCGCTGACGTATCGCTTCCAATGCTCGATCAGCTCCGCCAGCTTGCCCGGCTGGCTGTCAGCGAGGTCGTGGATCTCGCCCGGGTCGCGGGCCAGGTCGTAGAGCTGCCAGGTGGCCGGGCCCACCGGGGCCGGCAGGTACACCGCCTTCCAGTCGCCCTGGCGGATCGCACGCATGCCGAACAGCTCCCAGCCGGTCACGGTGTTCTCGTCGTGGGCCGCCTCGGTCTCGCCGGAAAGCCAACCCAGCCAAGACCTGCCGCGCGGCTCGGCGATCTCGCGGCCGCGCCAGCGCTTGCCTGGGTGGCGGACACCGGCGAGGTCGAGGATGGTCGGGGTGACGTCCATCACCGTGGCGAAGGCATGGCTGATCGCACCCTGCCGGCTTAGCCGCGGGTAGCGCACCAGCGCTGGCACGCGAATCCCGCCCTGGGTGGTGAATGCCTTGTACAGGCGCGATGGTGCGGTGGCCGCCTGGGCCCAGCGCGGGCCATACCAGACGTAGGAATTGGCGCGGCCGATGTTTTCCAGGCTGTTGTCGTAGTGCCGGTCGAGAAAGCCCAGCAGGTCCGGGCCGAATTTCGGGAACGCCTCCAGCAGGGCGCCTTCGGCGCCGTTGTCGGACATGAACAGGACGAAGGTGTTGTCCAGCTCGCCCTGCCGGCGCAGGTAGTCCACGACCCTGCCGATGTTCCAGTCCATGCGCTCGACCATCGCCGCATAGACCTCCATCGCCCGCGCCGATTTAGCCCGTTCCTCGTCCTCCAGGGCCTCCCACTCGCGGGTCAGGGCGAGCACCGGATGGGCTTCGACGTCCGCTTCCACCAGGCCCAGCTCCTTGAGCCGGGCCAGGCGTTCCTGGCGCAGCGCTTCTGGACCGGCGTCGTAGCGACCGCGGTACTTCTCGACGATCTCCCGCGGCGCTTGCAGCGGCCAGTGCGGCGCGGAGAACGGCAGGTAGGCGAAGAACGGCCGGCTCTGGTCGCGCTCCTTGAGGTATTGCAGCAGCTTGTCGCCGAAGGCGTCGGAGGAATAGAAGCCCTCCGGCAGCGTGTCGAGGTAGCGCTCGTCTTCCACGTAGAGCGCTGGCGTACCCTTGAGGATGCGCGGAGTGCTTTCGTCGTAGGGCGGCTCGAAACCATAGTGGTTGGCGGCGCCCGGCAGCAGCGAGAAGGAACGCTCGAAACCGCGTGCATGGGGCGTCTGTTCCGGCTTCAGGCCGAGGTGCCACTTGCCGGCCATGAGGGTCTGGTAGCCGGCCTCGCGGAGCAGCTCCGGCAGCGCCACCACGCGCTCGTTGAGATGCCCTTCGTAACCCGGCTTGCCTTCCAGTTCCGGGGTCAGCGCCTCGGCCATGGTGCCGATCCCGGCGATGTGGTGGTCGGTGCCGGTGAGCAGCATCGAGCGGGTCGGCGAGCAGGTCGAGGCGGTGTGGAAGTCGGTCAGGCGCAGGCCGGCGATGGCCAGGGCGTCGAGGTTCGGCGTGGCGATCTCGCCGCCGAAGGCGCCGATATCGGAGAAGCCCAGGTCGTCGGCGACGATCACCAGGAAGTTGGGGCGTTTGCTCATGCGCGGGTCTCGTCTGGATGGGAGGAGAAGGTGGGGCCCTCGCCCCCGCCCTTCCCGCAGGGGGAAAGGGCCAGGGCAAGGGGCTTTTCAGCAAGCGAGGAATTCGAAGGGCAGGTTTTCCACCCGTCGCGGCGGCGGCGCGACGTACTCGCCGTCGGCGGTCAGTTCGTGCAGCAGCGCTTCGCGCTGGCGCAGGAAGTCGAAGCCACCGCGCTCGCGCGGATGCGCCAGGCCCACCTCGACCACCCGCCTGATCCGCCCCGGACGTGGCTCCATCACCACCACCCGGTCGGCCAGGTAGAGCGCCTCCTCGACGTCGTGGGTGACCAGCAGGGTGGTGATACGGGTACGCCGGCGGATCGCCAGCAACTCTTCCTGCAACTGTTGGCGGGTCAGGGCGTCGAGGGCGCTGAACGGCTCGTCGAGCAGCAGCAGGCGCGGGCTGGCCACCAGGCCACGGGCGATCGCCACGCGCTGGGCCATGCCGCCGGACAACTGGTGCGGGTAGGCACGCTCGAAGCCGTGCAGGCCGACCAGGCGGATGTATTCGTCGATCCGCGCCGCCTTGTCGGTTTCGCCAAGGGCTTCGTTGACCAGGCCGAGGGCGACGTTCTGCTGCACCGTCAGCCAGGGGAACAGGCGGTGCTCCTGGAACACGATGCCGCGTTCGCCGCCGATGCCGGCGATTGGCCGGCCGTCGACGCGGATCTCGCCGTCGTAGTCGCGGTCCAGGCCGATCAGCAGGCGCAGCAGGGTCGACTTGCCGCAGCCACTGGCGCCGACGATGGCGATGAACTCGCCCTCGCCGATCTCCAGGTCGAACTGCTGGATCGCTTCCAGTCGCCGGCCGTCCACGGCGAAGTGCTTGCGCACCTGGCGGAAGCTGACCAGCGGGGTGCCCGTGGCGGGCGCGGTGAATGCGTTCATGCGTGTCTCCAGCGCGTGGCGCGCGCTTCGATGCGTTGGCCGAGGGCATTGAGCAGGGCGCCGGTGAGGCCGACCAGGAGCATGCCGGCGCCGATCAGGTCCATGCGGAACAATTGCTGGGCGCCGATCATCAGGCTGCCGATGCCGCCGTCGGAGGGCATGAAGTACTCGGCGCCGATGGTTCCCAGCCAGGCGTAGATCAGCGCCAGGCGCAGGCCGGCGAACACCGACGGGGCGGCACCCGGCAGGACCAGCCGGAGCAGCCGTCGCCAGGGACCCAGGCGCAGCACCCGGGCCGC containing:
- a CDS encoding response regulator encodes the protein MGKPILIVDDSASIRQMLSFTLKSAGYEVDEAADGKEGLGKAQSKSYSLVFTDQNMPNMDGLSLIRSLRNLAGYRSVPILMLTTESSDAMKQQGRSAGATGWLVKPFDPPKLLEVTRKVLP
- the cttP gene encoding trichloroethylene chemotactic transducer CttP produces the protein MECSMRESLGVSLPSRPLLLKLGLLSLPWALCAGLHAVGLGVWLVLALGWFASLAMLVLLLRAPRQAVANANPQADAASPAWSAAQRALADETAQLDGHARQIDELLHSAIRQLSDSFHGLAERIDTQRGLSHSLIERYDGRGQVDEGINFQDFVRTTQQTLSLFVEATLETSRTSQQLVERMDQVRLKITEILQSTQDMDAIAKQTNLLALNAAIEAARAGESGRGFAVVADEVRALSTRSTEFSAAIRKHVDVVHHEIQDAESAISQLADKDMSFALDSKHKIQGMLDDLEAMNRHTLKVIHELDRLSLEVGQGVDAAVTALQFQDMGSQLLGQMRKHHARLGAFALGLGALEARPRQEWPERVAREVEELRRPLPSPVSQNSVNVGEVELF
- a CDS encoding LysR family transcriptional regulator produces the protein METLSNIQCFVRSAEAGSFAEAARRLGLTPAGVGKNVARLESNLGVRLFQRSTRRLTLTEAGERFLQEVGGSLEGIQTALANVSSVGNQPSGTLKVSMGLAFGRDYILPLLGEFLERYPDIVPDWHFDNRQVDLIGEGFDAAIGGGFELPPGVVARNLTPGHLILLASPAYLRDKPPIRHPGDLGGFDGIRIRSPQTGRVRSWPLRRRNGEEAPIELRERMTMSDPEATCEVAAMGLGITLVCMQHAYAYLESGALVRVLPDWYVDAGNTSLYYAANKLLPAKTRVFVDFVVDYFRRQDLARRFSAFPTG
- a CDS encoding 3-oxoacyl-ACP reductase family protein; this encodes MSVSSASLAGKVAFVQGGSRGIGAAIVRRLAAEGASVAFTYVSSADKSRALAAELEGAGASILALHADSADAAALVAAVDEAAARFGRIDILVNNAAVLALGSVEELPLADFERTLAINVRSVFVATQAAVKHMGDGGRVISIGSTNAERMPFAGGATYAMSKSALVGLTKGLARDLGPRGITVNNVQPGPVDTDMNPDDGDFAEALKGLMALPRYARSEEIASFVAYLAGPEAAYITGASLTIDGGFSA
- the atsA gene encoding arylsulfatase AtsA, with the translated sequence MSKRPNFLVIVADDLGFSDIGAFGGEIATPNLDALAIAGLRLTDFHTASTCSPTRSMLLTGTDHHIAGIGTMAEALTPELEGKPGYEGHLNERVVALPELLREAGYQTLMAGKWHLGLKPEQTPHARGFERSFSLLPGAANHYGFEPPYDESTPRILKGTPALYVEDERYLDTLPEGFYSSDAFGDKLLQYLKERDQSRPFFAYLPFSAPHWPLQAPREIVEKYRGRYDAGPEALRQERLARLKELGLVEADVEAHPVLALTREWEALEDEERAKSARAMEVYAAMVERMDWNIGRVVDYLRRQGELDNTFVLFMSDNGAEGALLEAFPKFGPDLLGFLDRHYDNSLENIGRANSYVWYGPRWAQAATAPSRLYKAFTTQGGIRVPALVRYPRLSRQGAISHAFATVMDVTPTILDLAGVRHPGKRWRGREIAEPRGRSWLGWLSGETEAAHDENTVTGWELFGMRAIRQGDWKAVYLPAPVGPATWQLYDLARDPGEIHDLADSQPGKLAELIEHWKRYVSETGVVEGASPFLVR
- a CDS encoding ABC transporter ATP-binding protein, encoding MNAFTAPATGTPLVSFRQVRKHFAVDGRRLEAIQQFDLEIGEGEFIAIVGASGCGKSTLLRLLIGLDRDYDGEIRVDGRPIAGIGGERGIVFQEHRLFPWLTVQQNVALGLVNEALGETDKAARIDEYIRLVGLHGFERAYPHQLSGGMAQRVAIARGLVASPRLLLLDEPFSALDALTRQQLQEELLAIRRRTRITTLLVTHDVEEALYLADRVVVMEPRPGRIRRVVEVGLAHPRERGGFDFLRQREALLHELTADGEYVAPPPRRVENLPFEFLAC